One genomic window of Brienomyrus brachyistius isolate T26 chromosome 16, BBRACH_0.4, whole genome shotgun sequence includes the following:
- the ino80db gene encoding INO80 complex subunit D-B produces the protein MFEGKHIHFSEVDNKPLCSYSPKLCKQRRLNGYAFCIRHVLEDKTAPFKQCEYVAKYNSQRCTNPIPKSEDRRYCNSHLQVLGFIPKKERKKKQDVLDEMRGRPHLEAVALNITVPPLALRTPNGLDELPPSPTRGRSLAPSELELLDPFAFHEDETDGEEGAAVRKGSTVRKRLQSRLALDPALRLCNSNTLLPPPERFSPSPRPCQPPPCSSSPLLPALPSQQPERSYLTAPSCPTPPQGLLCKVTPPPQVGPSPASGNTPTQPTGPTPSRKTTPTTTPTATPLPPGSQDSPQRRVVVMHPVEFSPPPACLARIRRLVQFCSKRHRQHGDLFPHLGLDWSEDSTDDEEEEMERILSYECSRRAQERRLQDDSDEDANSPRTTRLVRLCSFLRQKYKLLCRQERAAMRQKRYRYAFRKALLQAASKDPDCTGRLIQELRSASRAPSSTRMSSARPSPESGCCTGSTGGQACHGRALPFTRHCFQHILLNRSQQLFCSCTAKFADGQQCPVPVFDITHQTPLCEEHAKKMDNFLRGDSNRRIQHQQQRKPRKKSKPPALTKKHKKKRRRGPRRPQKPIPPAVPQGNLGMPSSLSLPSQAANIRSPSTPDLSADELPDDITNDMTDIPNDLELNQEDFSDVLPRLPDDLQDFDLFEGKNGELLPTTEEAEELVRALQAMGSYPDSLVCLSSMGELSQPDGPDQRSMATFTGPGTPGGSMGDLLNGRLPAENFTSLELDDNLLHSAGGPFPPAPSPQAPPIPPAPTLTAAIRGVAPSPAGLLTDRTFAAHPSHLLAKAEAEVPLATPPHYGSEHVPSPYSDHISSPRPGPFQTEPPLLLEVPLSGVPCPTRSPWSSLPLSLTDPTHFGNLVGPEGHLMSTSLSTPPSSTHSATIQPTAALSALPPSGLTGLTAPAPSSSAASSSSTSFHDLMTSGQPKQQLPQFSAVFGHQLVSHSGIPKDVQPSHSSTAPPTGFSIASATAASANNTAPPFSKQ, from the exons ATGTTTGAAGGCAAACACATACACTTCTCGGAGGTGGACAATAAGCCACTGTGCTCGTACAGCCCCAAACTCTGCAAGCAGCGCAGGCTCAACGGCTACGCCTTCTGTATCCGCCATGTCCTGGAGGACAAGACTGCCCCCTTCAAGCAGTGCGAGTATGTGGCCAAGTACAACAGCCAGAGGTGCACCAACCCCATCCCTAAATCTGAGGACCGCAG GTACTGCAACAGCCACCTGCAGGTCCTGGGCTTCATCCCCAAGAAGGAGCGGAAGAAGAAGCAGGACGTGCTGGACGAGATGCGCGGGCGCCCCCACCTGGAGGCCGTGGCCCTCAACATCACGGTGCCACCGCTGGCTCTGAGGACACCCAATGGGCTGGACGAGCTGCCGCCCTCCCCGACCCGCGGCCGCTCCTTGGCCCCTTCCGAGCTGGAGCTCCTGGACCCGTTCGCCTTCCACGAAGATGAGACAGACGGGGAAGAAGGGGCTGCCGTGCGCAAGGGCTCCACGGTCAGGAAGAGGCTACAGAGCAGGCTAGCGCTTGACCCAGCGCTACGGTTGTGTAACTCAAATACCCTCTTGCCCCCACCAGAGCGCTTTAGCCCCTCCCCTCGACCGTGTCAGCCGCCACCCTGCTCATCCTCCCCCCTTCTTCCCGCCCTCCCTTCTCAGCAACCTGAGCGCTCATACCTGACTGCCCCCAGCTGCCCCACGCCCCCACAGGGTTTGTTATGCAAGGTGACCCCACCTCCACAGGTTGGCCCCTCTCCAGCCAGTGGCAACACCCCCACACAACCCACGggccccacccccagcaggAAGACCACACCCACTACCACACCCACTGCCACGCCCCTGCCGCCTGGCAGCCAGGACAGTCCGCAGAGGCGTGTGGTAGTGATGCACCCCGTGGAGTTCTCCCCTCCGCCCGCCTGCCTGGCGCGAATTCGGCGCCTGGTGCAGTTCTGCTCCAAGAGACACCGGCAGCATGGCGACCTCTTCCCTCACCTAG GATTAGACTGGTCCGAGGACAGCACGgatgacgaggaggaggagatgGAGAGAATTCTGTCGTATGAGTGCTCCCGGAGGGCGCAGGAGCGACGCCTGCAGGACGA CTCAGACGAAGATGCCAACAGCCCCCGCACCACCAGGCTGGTCCGACTGTGTAGTTTCCTGCGGCAGAAATACAAGCTCCTCTGCCGACAGGAGAGAGCCGCCATGCGTCAGAAGAGATACCGTTATGCCTTCCGCAAAGCCCTGCTGCAGGCAGCCAGCAAGGACCCGGACTGTACTGGCCGCCTCATCCAGGAGCTGCGCAGTGCCTCTCGGGCACCCTCCAG CACCAGGATGTCATCTGCGCGGCCCAGTCCAGAGTCTGGATGCTGCACGGGCAGCACCGGGGGCCAGGCCTGCCACGGCAGGGCGCTGCCCTTCACTCGGCACTGCTTCCAGC ACATCCTGTTGAACCGCTCGCAGCAGCTCTTCTGCAGCTGTACCGCCAAGTTCGCCGATGGCCAGCAGTGCCCCGTGCCCGTGTTTGACATCACGCACCAGACGCCGCTCTGTGAGGAGCACGCCAAGAAGATG GATAACTTTCTGCGGGGCGACAGTAACCGGCGCATCCAGCACCAACAGCAGCGGAAACCGCGCAAGAAGAGCAAGCCCCCTGCGCTGACCAAGAAACACAAAAAGAAGAGGCGGAGAGGGCCCCGTCGTCCGCAGAAGCCCATCCCCCCCGCCGTGCCCCAGGGTAACCTGGGAATGCCCTCCAGCCTCTCATTGCCCTCACAAGCTGCCAATATCAG GAGTCCATCGACTCCGGACCTGAGTGCAGATGAGCTTCCAGATGACATCACCAATGACATGACAGACATTCCAAATGACCTCGAGCTGAACCAGGAGGACTTCTCGGACGTGCTGCCCAGGCTTCCGGATGACCTGCAGGACTTCGATCTGTTTGAAG GCAAGAACGGTGAGCTCCTCCCCACCACGGAGGAGGCGGAGGAGCTTGTCCGGGCCCTCCAGGCCATGGGCTCCTACCCGGACTCGCTGGTGTGCCTGAGCTCCATGGGGGAGCTGTCCCAGCCAGACGGACCGGATCAGCGCTCCATGGCCACGTTCACCGGACCGGGGACTCCAGGCGGGAGCATGGGCGACCTTCTGAACGGACGCCTCCCCGCCGAGAATTTCACCAGCCTGGAGCTGGATGACAACCTCCTGCACTCCGCCGGGGGCCCTTTCCCGCCGGCACCTTCGCCCCAGGCTCCGCCCATCCCGCCTGCGCCAACCCTGACCGCCGCCATCAGGGGTGTCGCCCCCTCCCCTGCTGGACTCTTGACGGACCGGACGTTTGCGGCTCACCCCTCCCACCTCCTGGCCAAGGCTGAGGCTGAGGTCCCGCTGGCCACCCCCCCGCACTATGGCAGCGAGCATGTGCCCTCACCCTACAGCGACCACATCTCGTCCCCCCGGCCTGGGCCCTTCCAGACAGAGCCACCCCTGCTGCTGGAGGTCCCCCTCAGCGGCGTGCCGTGTCCCACCCGCTCGCCCTGGAGCAGCCTGCCTCTCTCCCTGACTGACCCCACGCACTTTGGCAATCTGGTTGGCCCTGAGGGCCACCTGATGTCCACATCCCtgtccacccccccctccagcacACATTCGGCTACCATCCAGCCCACGGCTGCCCTCTCGGCTCTCCCCCCAAGCGGCCTGACGGGCCTGActgcccccgccccctcctcgTCTGCCGCTTCCTCGTCCTCCACCTCTTTTCATGACCTCATGACCTCCGGCCAGCCCAAGCAGCAGCTCCCCCAGTTCAGCGCCGTCTTCGGTCATCAGCTGGTGTCACACAGCGGCATTCCCAAGGACGTGCAGCCCAGCCACAGCTCTACGGCTCCCCCTACAGGTTTTTCCATCGCCAGCGCCACCGCGGCCAGTGCCAACAACACGGCGCCCCCCTTCAGCAAGCAGTGA